A section of the Triticum dicoccoides isolate Atlit2015 ecotype Zavitan chromosome 7A, WEW_v2.0, whole genome shotgun sequence genome encodes:
- the LOC119331242 gene encoding transcription factor MYB44-like: MEGCDRIRGPWSPEEDGALRLLVERHGARNWTAIGRGVPGRSGKSCRLRWCNQLSPGVERRPFTAEEDAAIARAHARLGNRWAAIARLLRGRTDNAVKNHWNCSLKRRLADVGVAEEERPCKRASVTPESTSGSGSGSGSGSDRSDVSHGSVFGLGQVYRPMARAGGFEPADCAMSRRHEVEREEAEDPLTSLSLSLPGTATEVQGFHHDSSHSHFHQPSPSPPSPPPPPAPTSYPFSPEFAAVMQEMIRDEVRRYISGVGCGANLPSMPQVVDGVMRAAAERAGGVARTQ; encoded by the coding sequence ATGGAGGGGTGCGACCGGATCAGAGGCCCGTGGAGCCCGGAGGAGGACGGCGCGCTGCGGCTGCTGGTGGAGCGCCACGGCGCGCGCAACTGGACGGCCATCGGCCGCGGGGTGCCCGGCAGGTCCGGCAAGTCGTGCCGCCTGCGCTGGTGCAACCAGCTGTCCCCAGGCGTGGAGCGCAGGCCGTtcacggccgaggaggacgccgccatCGCGCGTGCCCACGCTAGGCTCGGCAACCGCTGGGCCGCCATCGCGCGCTTGCTCCGCGGCCGCACCGACAACGCCGTCAAGAACCACTGGAACTGCTCCCTCAAGCGCAGGCTCGCCGATGTCGGCGTTGCAGAGGAGGAGCGGCCGTGCAAGCGCGCCAGCGTCACGCCGGAGAGCACGTCTGGATCTGGGTCGGGGTCCGGCTCCGGTTCGGACCGCAGCGACGTCAGCCATGGAAGTGTGTTCGGGCTCGGCCAGGTTTACCGCCCGATGGCGCGGGCCGGAGGGTTCGAGCCCGCGGACTGCGCCATGAGCCGGCGGCATGAGGTGGAGCGGGAGGAGGCGGAGGACCCGCTCAcctcgctctccctctccctccccggcACGGCCACAGAGGTCCAGGGGTTCCACCACGACAGCTCCCACAGCCACTTCCACCAGCCGTCTccatccccgccgtcgccgccgccccctccggcgCCGACGTCGTATCCGTTCAGCCCCGAGTTCGCGGCGGTGATGCAGGAGATGATCCGGGACGAGGTGCGGAGGTACATCTCCGGCGTCGGCTGCGGTGCCAACCTGCCGTCCATGCCGCAGGTGGTAGACGGCGTCATGCGTGCTGCGGCGGAGCGGGCCGGTGGGGTCGCGAGGACGCAGTGA